A single window of Hyphomicrobiales bacterium DNA harbors:
- a CDS encoding GntR family transcriptional regulator, protein MMSEIKPISQVVAMKASTIRPARKERLGEIIYGQILEQILADNYGEGDKLPSEAELSLAFEVSRPVIREALMRLQADGLVQARRGIGTFVSHRPSSRLPELVSANELSGYLRTFEPRIVLEAEAARLAANRRTNTQLRLMRDTIEALRAAIQAGNLGTEEDIAFHEAIAEATGNDYFPSLLNDLRRPVVSTMAIGLELARERSPARRLRVVEEHGKIYDAVVTQDGECAAAYMRHHLYQARAAVTDVHHLERDQFDTPDSILDDAAESSVHHPGEKLTRAGRP, encoded by the coding sequence ATGATGAGTGAAATTAAACCGATCAGCCAAGTTGTTGCAATGAAAGCTTCCACAATTCGGCCCGCGCGCAAGGAACGCCTCGGGGAGATCATATACGGTCAGATTCTCGAGCAGATTTTGGCCGACAACTATGGCGAAGGCGACAAACTGCCATCCGAGGCCGAGCTGTCATTGGCTTTCGAGGTGTCGCGACCGGTCATCCGGGAGGCCTTGATGCGCCTGCAGGCGGACGGGCTCGTGCAAGCGCGCCGGGGCATTGGCACATTTGTCTCCCATCGCCCCTCCAGTCGCCTGCCGGAACTGGTGAGCGCCAACGAACTCTCAGGCTATCTCAGAACTTTTGAGCCGCGCATCGTGTTGGAGGCGGAGGCCGCGCGGCTTGCCGCCAACCGGCGGACGAACACCCAGCTCAGGCTCATGCGCGACACGATCGAGGCGCTACGCGCCGCAATCCAGGCCGGCAATCTCGGAACGGAGGAGGATATCGCCTTCCACGAGGCCATCGCGGAAGCCACCGGCAACGACTACTTCCCGTCGCTGTTGAACGATCTGCGCCGTCCGGTCGTCAGTACCATGGCAATCGGCCTCGAGCTTGCGCGCGAGCGCTCACCGGCCCGGCGCCTCCGGGTCGTCGAGGAACATGGCAAGATCTATGACGCCGTCGTCACACAGGACGGCGAATGCGCAGCCGCTTATATGCGCCACCATCTCTATCAGGCCCGCGCCGCCGTGACGGATGTTCACCATCTGGAACGCGACCAGTTCGATACGCCCGACAGCATACTGGATGACGCAGCTGAAAGCTCAGTGCATCACCCAGGAGAGAAACTCACGCGCGCGGGGCGTCCGTGA
- the yhdZ gene encoding putative ABC transporter ATP-binding subunit YhdZ (Evidence 3 : Putative function from multiple computational evidences): MTQTMIEAVGLNKYFSDFHVLRNIDLQVKSGERVVLCGPSGSGKSTLIRCLNGLEPHQGGELSVCGIALTDKRKSIDLVRRRTGMVFQNFNLFPHMTAVENCMVAPMRVRGLKRDEARAVAEKYLRRVHVEDQINKYPSQLSGGQQQRVAIARALAMSPEVMLFDEPTSALDPEMVGEVLDTMTEIANEGTTMICVTHEMGFARKIADRIVFMDAGAIVETALPEEFFTNSRTPRAREFLSWVMH, encoded by the coding sequence ATGACCCAGACGATGATCGAGGCCGTCGGCCTTAACAAATACTTCTCCGATTTTCACGTCCTGCGGAATATCGACTTGCAGGTGAAGAGCGGTGAGCGGGTCGTGCTGTGCGGACCATCCGGATCAGGGAAGTCTACCCTGATCCGCTGCCTCAACGGCCTGGAGCCCCACCAGGGCGGCGAGCTTTCGGTGTGCGGCATCGCGCTGACGGATAAACGCAAGTCGATTGACCTCGTGCGTCGCCGCACCGGCATGGTGTTCCAGAACTTCAATCTCTTCCCGCATATGACGGCCGTCGAGAACTGCATGGTCGCGCCGATGCGGGTGAGGGGGCTGAAACGTGACGAGGCACGGGCCGTGGCCGAGAAATACCTGCGACGCGTGCATGTCGAGGATCAGATCAACAAGTATCCCTCGCAACTCTCGGGTGGCCAACAGCAGCGTGTGGCGATTGCACGCGCGCTCGCGATGAGCCCGGAAGTGATGCTGTTCGACGAGCCGACGTCCGCACTCGATCCGGAAATGGTGGGCGAGGTGCTCGATACCATGACCGAGATAGCCAACGAAGGGACCACGATGATCTGCGTGACCCATGAAATGGGTTTTGCGCGGAAGATTGCCGACCGCATCGTCTTCATGGATGCCGGCGCGATCGTGGAGACCGCGCTGCCTGAAGAATTCTTCACGAATTCACGGACGCCCCGCGCGCGTGAGTTTCTCTCCTGGGTGATGCACTGA
- the cfxB gene encoding Fructose-bisphosphate aldolase 2 gives MSRITLRQLLDHAAEHQYGVPAFSVTNMEQMLAVMSAADAVDAPVILQVGTKARAYAGDIMIEHLFEALIKMYPHVPLCIHQDHGNSEATCATALQRKFTSVMMDGSLQEDGKTPSDFDYNVRVTASVSRFAHFMGASVEGEIGVLGKLEHGRDERLLTDPDQAVEFVRATKVDALAIAMGTSHGAYKFSRKPDGEVLAMDRLEDIHRRLPDTHLVMHGSSSVPQELQDIMNKYGANIPQTWGVPIEEIQRGIRHGVRKVNIDTDNRMALIGQIRRVMQEDPGEFDIRNMMKPGMDAIAKLCRQRLEEFNTAGQGSKIKVIPMDDMARRYASGALDPKIN, from the coding sequence ATGTCCCGCATCACGCTCCGTCAATTGCTTGATCACGCCGCCGAACATCAATACGGCGTCCCTGCTTTCAGCGTGACCAATATGGAGCAGATGCTGGCGGTGATGTCGGCGGCCGATGCGGTCGACGCGCCCGTCATCCTGCAGGTCGGCACCAAGGCCCGCGCCTATGCGGGCGATATCATGATCGAGCATCTCTTCGAGGCGCTCATCAAGATGTATCCGCATGTGCCGCTCTGCATTCACCAGGATCACGGCAACAGCGAAGCGACCTGCGCGACGGCTCTGCAGCGCAAGTTCACGTCCGTCATGATGGACGGCTCGCTGCAGGAAGACGGGAAGACGCCGTCCGATTTTGACTACAATGTGCGTGTCACCGCGTCTGTCTCGCGCTTCGCCCATTTCATGGGCGCCTCGGTCGAAGGCGAGATCGGTGTGCTCGGCAAGCTCGAACACGGCCGCGATGAGCGGCTGCTGACAGATCCAGACCAGGCGGTCGAATTCGTCAGGGCAACCAAGGTCGATGCGCTCGCCATCGCGATGGGTACCTCGCACGGCGCCTACAAGTTCTCGCGCAAGCCCGACGGCGAAGTGCTCGCCATGGACCGCCTGGAGGACATTCACCGCCGCCTGCCCGATACGCATCTCGTCATGCACGGTTCCTCGTCGGTTCCGCAGGAACTGCAGGACATCATGAACAAGTACGGCGCGAACATCCCGCAGACCTGGGGCGTGCCGATCGAAGAGATTCAGCGCGGCATCCGCCACGGCGTGCGCAAGGTCAACATCGATACCGACAATCGCATGGCGCTCATCGGCCAGATCCGCCGCGTCATGCAGGAGGACCCGGGCGAGTTCGACATCCGCAACATGATGAAGCCTGGCATGGATGCCATCGCCAAGCTGTGCCGCCAGCGGCTTGAGGAGTTCAACACCGCGGGGCAGGGGTCCAAGATCAAGGTCATCCCGATGGACGACATGGCGCGTCGTTACGCGTCCGGTGCGCTGGACCCCAAGATCAACTGA
- a CDS encoding Amino acid ABC transporter substrate-binding protein (PAAT family) — translation MGMSAIGGYLKKAAVVCAAAMMVTGLAAGAAQAADATGKAFDDIIKRGKLIVGISLSTPPYGMTDANMKPAGFDVAIAKLLARDLGVELEIVDQVSQARIPNLTSGKVDILVSSFGITAERAKAVMYSNAIYVDEQMVIAPAKSNITKLEDLVGKRVGVTRSTTNDTIITEKAVKGTNIQRFDDDAATNQALFSGQVDAIVSGVAAANAINKQTQEFERKLAVRQSPMGVGVRRGEFDLLQWLNTDIMLLWNSGEIQAAQKEWLGIVNENLPRF, via the coding sequence GGCTGTCGTTTGTGCTGCCGCGATGATGGTGACTGGGCTCGCGGCAGGCGCGGCGCAAGCGGCCGATGCCACCGGCAAGGCCTTTGACGACATCATCAAACGCGGCAAGCTGATCGTCGGCATTTCGCTGTCGACGCCGCCTTATGGCATGACCGATGCCAACATGAAGCCGGCGGGCTTCGACGTGGCGATTGCCAAGCTCCTCGCACGCGACCTCGGTGTTGAACTCGAGATCGTGGATCAGGTGTCGCAGGCGCGCATTCCCAATCTCACGAGCGGCAAGGTGGACATCCTCGTATCGTCATTCGGCATCACGGCCGAGCGCGCGAAGGCGGTGATGTATTCCAATGCCATTTATGTCGACGAGCAGATGGTCATCGCCCCGGCGAAGTCCAATATCACCAAGCTCGAGGATCTTGTCGGCAAGCGGGTCGGTGTCACACGTTCGACCACGAACGACACCATCATCACCGAAAAGGCCGTCAAGGGCACCAATATCCAGCGCTTCGACGACGACGCGGCGACCAATCAGGCGCTCTTCTCCGGCCAGGTCGACGCCATCGTCTCCGGTGTCGCGGCCGCCAATGCGATCAACAAGCAGACCCAGGAGTTCGAGCGCAAGCTCGCCGTCCGCCAGTCGCCGATGGGTGTTGGCGTCCGCCGTGGCGAGTTCGATCTGCTGCAGTGGCTGAACACCGACATCATGCTGCTCTGGAATTCCGGTGAGATCCAGGCGGCCCAGAAGGAATGGCTCGGCATCGTCAACGAGAACCTGCCGCGCTTCTGA